The nucleotide sequence CCGGCCGCTTCCGAAGCTCCTGGGCGCAGCCCCGGTCTAAAACAACAACCCCTCGGGCTCCCCCTCTCCGTCCGGTTTCCACCGATACTTCCGCAGGTCGACGCGCTGGCCGTCGGCCAGGACGCCCTCGGCCCGCAGCCGCTCCAGCTGGTCGTGGACCAGGTGCGGTGCCGGGGTGCCGTTCGCGCGCAGGATCCGGTGCCACGGCAGGTCGTGCCCGTCCTCGGCCAGGATGGCGCCGACCATCCGCGGCGACGGCGCGCCCGCCAGGGCCGCGATGTCGCCGTACGTCGCCACCGTGCCGGCCGGCACCGACTCGATGATCTCCCGCACGCGCTCGTGCAGAACGTCGTCCATACCGAACACTCTGCCGCACGGGTACGACACTTTCCGCAGCCGTCCGCCGCACCGAGGGCGGGCTTCACCGTTGTCAAGCGTGCCGGTGCACCACCCGGGGGACCGGGCGTGGTTCCATCGCGGGGTGAACGGGAGGCGAACGGCGCAAGCGGACGCGCGGCTGGTGCGCACGCCGGTCACCGCCACACCCTCGTTCACCTGGGACGCAGGCGCCCGGCGCGTACTTTCCGCACCCGGCGGGTTCCTCCGCGTGCTCGGCGGCCCGGGCACCGGCAAGACGGCGCTGCTGGCCTCGGCCGCCACCCGCCGCATCGCCGAGGGCGCCGACCCGGAGAGCGTGCTCGTGCTCACCACGTCGCGCAAGTCCGCCGACGCGCTGCGCGCCGACATCACGCGCCGGCTCACCGCCGACCCCGAGCAGGCTCGGCCGCTGCCCCGGACCGTCCGCGAGCCGCTCGTGCGCACCGTGCACTCCTACGCGTATTCGCTGCTGCGGCTGGAGGCGATGGCCGAAGAGCTGCCGCCGCCGCGCCTGCTCGCCGGGGCCGAGCAGGACGTCGTCGTCCGCGAGCTGCTGGCCGGCGACCTCGACGAAGAGGCCGAGTACTGGCCCGAGCAGCTGCGGCCGGCGCTGCTGGTCCCCGGCTTCGCCGAAGAGCTGCGCGACCTGCTGATGCGTGCGGCCGAGCGCGGGCTCGGCCCCGGGGACCTCGCCGAGCTGGGGCGCCGCCGCGGGCGCGAGGAGTGGATCGCCGCCGGGCAGTTCTGGGCGCAGTACGAAGAGGTCACGCAGCTGCAGGGCGCGGGCGGCAACGCCCTCGGCGTGGCGAGCGCGCCCGCGCTGGACGCCGCCGAGCTGGTCACCTCCGCGCTGCTCGCCCTGGAGGACGACGACGAGCTGCGCGAACGCGAGCGCACCCGCGTCCGGCACCTGTTCGTCGACGACGCCCACCACCTCGACCCGCTGCAGACCAGCCTGGTCCGGATGATCGGGCACACCGCGGCCGAGTTCGTCGTGGCCGGCGACCCCGACCAGAACGTGTTCTCCTTCCGCGGCGCCGACGCGCGCCTGTTCGCCGACGCCGACCCGGACGGCAGCCGGACCGTCACGCTCACCACGGCCCACCGGCTGGCCCCGGCCGTGCGGCTCGCGGTGGCCAAGATCGGCGCGACGCTGCCGGGTGCGTCGCCGCACCGCAAGATCGTCCCGCCCGCGGGTGCTTCCGGCGGGACCGTCCGCGTC is from Amycolatopsis mediterranei and encodes:
- a CDS encoding MGMT family protein, whose translation is MDDVLHERVREIIESVPAGTVATYGDIAALAGAPSPRMVGAILAEDGHDLPWHRILRANGTPAPHLVHDQLERLRAEGVLADGQRVDLRKYRWKPDGEGEPEGLLF